The following are encoded together in the Pedobacter sp. D749 genome:
- a CDS encoding DUF3800 domain-containing protein produces MSEEIIENMEVGAEAVPKKNIKKKLTKEEKEAKALFERKLLIDRVASGTISTVKDKVAFILNNHNEARNSDIKLAYIFWRTFEEEKLDGKEDISVETMLKLTKQITLSRWRAKIQYDYKLFLADEDVQISRGKLQGQYKREALDHKPANLPLYQVFIDETGKNEEYLSVGSIWLLGYNPGLIIHSMEINDWKKRKKIEYEFHFSKLSKHKLEDYKDFFRLFISKFPDIGFKVIVLKSKGLANKNEAIVDLTFHLLHKGIIHEHESKRAPLPRMLQVRIDDEELGSDTLKLENIKERISGQKVDGLHLDVFEAVSSAKNHFIQAVDLFTGAVNRKLNFPGEPNFKDEFAEFIFDSLGFDITNLDSPSEDPGTSIVFNLSAKNT; encoded by the coding sequence ATGTCAGAAGAAATTATTGAAAATATGGAGGTGGGTGCTGAAGCCGTCCCAAAAAAGAATATAAAGAAAAAACTAACTAAAGAGGAAAAAGAGGCAAAAGCCCTATTCGAAAGAAAGTTGCTTATTGATCGGGTTGCCAGCGGAACCATCTCTACGGTAAAAGACAAAGTAGCTTTTATTCTAAACAACCATAACGAAGCAAGAAATTCCGACATCAAATTAGCTTACATTTTCTGGCGAACCTTCGAGGAGGAGAAACTAGACGGGAAAGAAGACATTTCCGTTGAAACTATGTTGAAGCTAACCAAGCAGATCACTTTGTCTCGATGGCGTGCTAAAATCCAATACGACTACAAACTTTTTCTTGCTGATGAAGATGTACAAATATCTAGGGGGAAACTTCAGGGACAATATAAACGTGAAGCACTGGATCATAAGCCAGCAAATCTTCCTTTGTATCAGGTTTTTATTGATGAGACCGGTAAAAATGAAGAATATCTGTCAGTAGGATCCATTTGGCTACTTGGATATAATCCTGGGCTCATTATCCATTCCATGGAAATTAATGATTGGAAAAAAAGAAAAAAGATTGAATATGAATTCCATTTCAGCAAGTTGTCGAAACATAAACTAGAGGATTATAAAGATTTTTTTAGACTTTTTATTTCTAAATTTCCGGATATCGGCTTTAAGGTCATTGTGTTAAAGTCGAAAGGTTTAGCTAATAAAAATGAAGCAATCGTAGATTTAACATTTCACTTATTGCATAAAGGTATTATTCATGAGCATGAATCTAAAAGGGCTCCACTGCCACGGATGTTACAGGTCAGAATTGATGACGAGGAACTCGGTAGCGACACCTTGAAGCTTGAAAATATCAAAGAGAGAATTAGTGGTCAAAAAGTTGATGGTTTGCATCTGGATGTTTTTGAAGCTGTGTCATCTGCAAAAAATCATTTTATCCAAGCTGTCGATCTCTTTACAGGTGCAGTAAATAGAAAGTTGAATTTTCCAGGCGAACCAAACTTCAAAGATGAGTTTGCGGAATTTATTTTTGACTCTTTGGGTTTCGATATCACGAATTTAGACTCCCCTAGTGAAGATCCGGGCACATCTATAGTATTTAACCTAAGTGCGAAAAATACTTAA
- a CDS encoding ComEC/Rec2 family competence protein — protein MGRVKMRVWDVKHGSAIFLKTPNDRIHVIDLGRGDYSENSDDRSPLETIRYHYGITRINHLTITHPHKDHIDDILNLDNLGISVSVLLRPKWLSRADVNSTINVSDKAKFDKYFSMNETYNTNVTGTINDISIPPNNGGVSFRHFNTKDLPKSNFNNHSILTIIEFEGIKIVVPGDNEYDSLEELMNLAGFADAIKNCDVLIAPHHGRESAYHSEFVRTANPRLTIISDGSVCDTSANQKYSQISRGWTIHKNGEQIKRNLLTTNYDGEIYLDFGKEALDEKPFLKIEIKN, from the coding sequence ATGGGAAGAGTAAAAATGAGGGTTTGGGATGTTAAGCACGGTAGTGCTATTTTTTTGAAAACGCCAAACGACAGGATTCATGTAATCGACTTGGGAAGAGGAGATTATTCTGAAAACAGCGATGACCGTAGTCCGCTAGAAACTATAAGATACCATTATGGTATAACTCGGATAAACCACCTAACTATTACCCATCCACATAAGGATCATATCGATGACATCCTAAATTTGGATAACCTTGGTATAAGCGTGAGTGTACTACTGCGGCCGAAATGGCTGAGTAGGGCTGATGTGAATAGTACTATTAACGTTTCAGATAAAGCTAAGTTCGATAAATATTTTAGTATGAACGAAACCTATAACACGAATGTCACAGGAACGATTAACGACATATCTATTCCTCCGAATAATGGTGGTGTCTCGTTCCGTCACTTTAATACGAAGGATCTGCCAAAGAGCAATTTTAATAACCATAGTATACTCACTATTATAGAATTTGAAGGAATAAAGATCGTTGTGCCTGGAGATAACGAATATGATTCACTGGAGGAACTCATGAATCTGGCTGGGTTTGCGGATGCGATCAAGAACTGCGATGTACTAATTGCACCACATCACGGCAGGGAATCAGCATATCACTCAGAATTTGTGCGCACAGCAAATCCCAGGTTGACAATAATCTCTGATGGTTCAGTTTGTGATACCAGTGCAAATCAAAAGTATAGCCAGATAAGTAGAGGGTGGACTATTCATAAGAATGGCGAACAAATCAAAAGGAATTTGTTAACTACTAATTATGATGGGGAGATTTATTTGGATTTTGGGAAGGAAGCTCTTGATGAAAAGCCATTTTTAAAAATAGAGATCAAAAATTGA
- a CDS encoding helix-turn-helix domain-containing protein — MNNLEALVQVMYNIYLVLNKEQLTFTFIDLFGDPDAQLTRQQVKDYLNISESTYKRKVKDGTLKPVKLPGGDRFYLKDLLAAYLESQRKGRI; from the coding sequence ATGAATAACCTTGAAGCACTGGTACAGGTAATGTACAATATCTACCTCGTACTCAACAAAGAACAACTCACCTTTACTTTTATCGATCTCTTCGGCGACCCTGATGCGCAACTCACCCGCCAGCAGGTTAAAGATTACTTAAATATTAGCGAAAGCACCTACAAACGTAAGGTAAAAGATGGCACCTTAAAGCCTGTAAAACTACCTGGTGGCGATCGTTTTTACCTGAAGGATCTGCTGGCCGCCTACCTGGAGAGCCAGCGAAAAGGCCGTATCTGA
- a CDS encoding DUF6266 family protein, which produces MATYSKGANGAFSGKVGSVIGSNWRSIDYLRGLPKKSSKPSTEPQLAQRAKFALAALYLSPIKDILNIGFKDKQLNKITGYNAAVKIFLNQAVGGSYPDFAIDFSQVVVSRGSLSVFHGLNASLQGADLVLNWQSILNRYNSFTDDSLTVVLFNATKSMYLVYEDAQRAAMTYTAVIGAGFSGDVFHGWAFAANRDTTAVANSQYLGTYTIP; this is translated from the coding sequence ATGGCAACTTATTCAAAAGGCGCAAATGGCGCATTCTCTGGCAAAGTAGGTAGTGTAATTGGCAGCAACTGGCGCAGCATCGATTACCTGAGGGGCTTACCAAAAAAAAGCAGCAAACCCAGTACCGAACCCCAACTGGCCCAACGTGCTAAATTTGCGCTCGCCGCGCTCTACCTGAGCCCTATTAAGGACATTTTAAACATTGGCTTTAAAGATAAACAGCTGAACAAGATTACAGGTTACAATGCCGCGGTAAAAATCTTCTTAAACCAGGCGGTTGGTGGCAGCTACCCGGATTTTGCAATCGATTTTTCGCAGGTGGTGGTTAGCAGAGGTTCGCTCTCGGTTTTTCATGGCCTTAATGCAAGCCTGCAAGGGGCAGATCTGGTACTGAACTGGCAGAGCATTTTAAACCGCTACAATTCTTTTACTGATGACTCGCTTACCGTAGTGCTTTTTAACGCTACCAAAAGCATGTACCTGGTGTACGAAGATGCGCAGCGCGCCGCAATGACTTACACCGCGGTAATTGGCGCCGGCTTTAGTGGTGATGTTTTTCACGGATGGGCTTTTGCAGCGAATCGTGATACCACGGCCGTGGCAAACAGCCAGTACCTGGGTACCTATACCATTCCTTAG
- a CDS encoding peptidoglycan-binding protein, protein MATVKIFLGIVCFALFSGHSLPGRYNINQAPNTAMPDRAKLLCIAKNEVGVRELSGHNDGPRVAAYLRYTGVEQGSPWCAAFVSWVFGQAGYSAPRTPWSPALFPFDKRTEQIYPAVVFGIYFSHLKRIAHCGLVERQEGDWLITIEGNTNMEGSREGDGVYRKRRSVKAIKYFADWINKKGVDDEN, encoded by the coding sequence ATGGCAACAGTTAAGATTTTTTTGGGCATCGTTTGCTTTGCTCTTTTTAGCGGGCATAGCCTGCCTGGCCGCTATAACATAAACCAGGCGCCGAACACGGCCATGCCTGATAGGGCAAAGCTGTTGTGCATTGCAAAAAACGAAGTAGGTGTGCGCGAACTTTCCGGACACAACGATGGGCCGCGGGTAGCTGCATACCTGCGTTATACAGGTGTTGAACAGGGCAGCCCCTGGTGTGCTGCTTTTGTAAGCTGGGTTTTCGGCCAGGCCGGCTACAGCGCTCCACGTACACCCTGGAGCCCGGCCTTATTTCCATTCGATAAACGCACCGAACAGATATACCCTGCAGTAGTATTCGGCATTTACTTCAGCCACCTGAAACGTATTGCCCATTGTGGCCTGGTGGAGCGACAGGAGGGCGATTGGCTCATTACCATAGAAGGGAATACCAATATGGAAGGCAGTAGAGAAGGAGATGGGGTGTACAGGAAACGGAGGTCAGTAAAAGCCATCAAATACTTCGCCGATTGGATCAATAAGAAAGGAGTGGATGATGAAAACTGA
- a CDS encoding Crp/Fnr family transcriptional regulator, translated as METAHDEYKQGFIDFVNSLNNLGIEVATVLAQQLETVSFKKGEAILEQGSVCRYVYFINNGLVKTGFEGKDRTFIMRFFAEGNMFTVLDSFLTQQVAAYQIQALENTVVTRIPRKALDDLRTRFHSIETFFSKLLAMASVNMMSRIGEILEEQASVRYGNFIKENPDLVQRISLGDLASYLGITQVSLSRIRAGR; from the coding sequence ATGGAGACAGCACATGATGAATATAAACAAGGTTTTATTGACTTTGTAAACAGCCTTAACAATTTGGGAATTGAGGTAGCCACAGTACTGGCGCAGCAATTAGAAACGGTTTCATTTAAAAAAGGCGAAGCGATATTGGAACAGGGAAGTGTATGCAGATATGTCTACTTTATCAATAACGGATTGGTTAAAACTGGTTTTGAAGGTAAGGACCGTACATTTATTATGCGCTTCTTTGCGGAAGGCAACATGTTCACCGTTCTTGACAGCTTTCTTACTCAGCAAGTGGCTGCTTACCAGATACAGGCGCTGGAAAATACTGTGGTTACGCGTATCCCGCGAAAAGCATTGGATGATTTGCGGACGCGTTTTCATTCCATAGAAACTTTTTTCAGCAAACTGCTTGCCATGGCTTCGGTTAATATGATGTCTAGGATTGGCGAGATCTTAGAGGAGCAAGCCTCGGTGCGTTATGGAAACTTCATCAAAGAAAATCCGGATCTGGTACAAAGGATCAGTCTGGGCGACCTGGCCAGTTATTTAGGAATTACCCAGGTTTCTTTAAGCAGAATCAGGGCAGGAAGATAG
- a CDS encoding glycerophosphodiester phosphodiesterase family protein codes for MNIKAGLSFNIMLLSSFWITVAAQQALRPLPKSKNAFMVIAHRGSHLIKPENTIASIEDAIAIGADYVELDLRTTKDGQLVLLHNEGVDQVSNGKGLIKDLDFEEVKKLVLKGKDGSLHQIAGFDEALKACKNKVNIYLDFKAAEPEKAYRAIKKENMEHQVLVYVGNNNDYTSWRKTAPQMPLIASLAQSVTTKEALMEVFTKTPLEVIDRVPAEDLLPLLKKMGISIFPDVQSAVESPENWDKAIKPGVQGLQTDHPEALIKYLKAKKIRSN; via the coding sequence ATGAACATTAAAGCAGGCCTGTCATTCAACATCATGTTATTGAGCAGTTTCTGGATCACCGTAGCTGCACAGCAGGCGCTACGGCCATTACCTAAAAGCAAAAATGCTTTTATGGTGATTGCCCACCGTGGAAGCCACTTAATCAAGCCAGAAAATACAATCGCTTCCATTGAGGATGCCATTGCTATAGGGGCCGACTATGTGGAACTGGATCTGCGGACAACAAAAGACGGGCAGCTGGTATTGTTGCATAATGAAGGGGTAGACCAGGTGAGCAATGGCAAGGGTTTAATAAAAGACCTTGATTTTGAGGAGGTAAAAAAACTTGTACTTAAAGGCAAAGATGGCAGTTTACATCAAATTGCCGGTTTTGATGAAGCCCTCAAAGCCTGCAAAAACAAAGTCAATATTTATTTAGATTTTAAAGCGGCCGAACCGGAAAAAGCCTACCGCGCCATTAAAAAAGAAAATATGGAGCACCAGGTGCTGGTTTATGTGGGTAACAACAATGATTATACTTCGTGGCGAAAAACTGCACCCCAAATGCCATTGATAGCCAGTTTAGCACAGTCGGTTACCACAAAGGAAGCGCTGATGGAGGTCTTTACAAAAACACCCCTGGAGGTAATTGATCGTGTTCCGGCCGAAGATCTGCTCCCCCTGTTAAAAAAAATGGGGATTAGTATTTTTCCTGATGTGCAAAGCGCCGTTGAAAGCCCTGAAAATTGGGACAAAGCGATAAAACCCGGCGTTCAGGGATTACAAACTGATCATCCTGAAGCATTGATCAAATACCTTAAAGCGAAGAAGATAAGGTCGAACTAA
- a CDS encoding metallophosphoesterase family protein — MKLYIKALFLFTLSVLAVGAKTHAQDFKPGHFPDRVILTWAADPATSQTVNWRTDTTIKASKAQIKAEDSNPALEQSITSYEATSTLLGSGNNYEIAKYHHVTFTKLKPETVYAYRVGSGEHWSEWFQFTTASVNNKPFSFIYLGDAQNDIRSKWSRVIRKAFSHQPDARFIIHAGDLINRSNNDQEWGEWHYGGGFINGMIPSLPAPGNHEYVRDDTRKLVLDPHWGVQYTFAGNGPKGLEESVYYVDYQDMRIISLDSQMIILDENSAKAEYEWLEKVLKENKKRWTVITFHHPIFSTAKSRDNKEFRERFKPLFDQYHVDLVLQGHDHTYSRGQNLPRGLSGREVNGPVYLVSVAGPKMYQVDGAKWMDVSLENTQLFQVIHVDGPNLKFEAYKTSGELFDAFSLKKADRDHAAAFTDLNPAKNTKP; from the coding sequence ATGAAATTATATATAAAAGCACTTTTTCTGTTTACACTCTCTGTTTTGGCTGTTGGGGCTAAAACTCATGCCCAGGATTTTAAACCCGGGCATTTCCCCGACCGCGTAATTTTAACCTGGGCCGCAGATCCTGCCACCAGCCAAACGGTTAACTGGCGCACCGATACGACGATTAAAGCTTCAAAAGCACAGATCAAGGCCGAAGATTCCAATCCGGCACTCGAACAATCCATTACCAGCTATGAGGCCACTTCTACCCTGCTGGGAAGCGGAAATAATTATGAAATCGCCAAATACCACCATGTTACTTTTACCAAGCTCAAACCGGAAACGGTTTATGCCTACCGTGTGGGGTCGGGCGAGCATTGGAGCGAGTGGTTCCAGTTTACCACGGCATCAGTTAACAATAAACCATTTTCTTTTATTTACCTGGGCGATGCACAAAACGACATCCGCTCAAAATGGTCTCGCGTAATCCGTAAGGCATTTTCCCACCAGCCCGATGCCAGGTTTATTATCCATGCCGGCGACCTGATTAACCGTTCCAATAATGACCAGGAATGGGGCGAATGGCATTATGGAGGTGGTTTTATCAATGGCATGATTCCCAGCCTTCCCGCTCCCGGAAACCACGAATATGTACGGGATGATACAAGAAAACTGGTACTCGATCCACATTGGGGTGTACAGTATACTTTTGCCGGCAACGGACCAAAGGGATTGGAAGAATCGGTTTATTATGTAGATTACCAGGATATGCGTATCATTTCCCTCGATTCACAAATGATTATATTAGACGAAAATTCGGCCAAAGCGGAATATGAGTGGCTCGAAAAAGTACTGAAAGAAAATAAAAAACGGTGGACCGTGATCACCTTTCACCACCCTATTTTCTCTACGGCAAAAAGCAGAGACAATAAGGAATTCAGGGAACGTTTTAAACCCTTGTTTGACCAATACCATGTCGATCTGGTGTTACAGGGGCACGACCATACCTATAGCCGCGGACAAAACCTGCCAAGAGGACTATCAGGACGGGAAGTAAACGGACCGGTTTACCTGGTTTCGGTTGCAGGCCCTAAAATGTACCAGGTAGATGGTGCAAAATGGATGGATGTATCGTTAGAAAATACACAGCTTTTCCAGGTGATCCATGTTGATGGACCCAACCTTAAATTTGAGGCCTATAAAACTTCGGGCGAACTTTTTGATGCTTTTTCGTTAAAAAAAGCAGACCGTGACCATGCTGCAGCATTTACCGATCTGAACCCTGCAAAAAACACTAAACCATGA
- a CDS encoding SusD/RagB family nutrient-binding outer membrane lipoprotein, producing MKFKYTTVLFVLLALITSCTKDFEEINTNPNAPETTNTEFLLSDVLVSTAYAYQENAVDRRPASAARYLTLVRNTGYDLLDWGPVDWDDIYARLAVNKTFMETAQKRSENQYVAIGKIMKAFNFGYLTDLYGDIPYSQALKSKEANLIYPEYDQQQAIYPDLLKELREANALLKGNSQEINAKGDVLFKGKTLAWRKFANALRLRMLLRISKNYTPAFTEMQEILNDKTAYPIFESSADNAEMAYLGNIAAYSWPGGPLAMIDFDYQKTKVSKELVDRLIQRTDPRLAVWVEPVKSTTGATVDLNRYVGVPNAIDAPSAYNGGEDHVSVFSSAFFRKNGGASNTLLKASLITYTEQCFILAEAVQKGKLTVPGETAESLYYKGIRESMSSYAITAPQTYYDQQLVKYDATLEQLITQKWLAMLFKGSEGWFDQRRTGYPAFVTGPLAAGRGIPKRYTYPDSESAKNRVNYQKAVAVFGADNQYTLMWSLK from the coding sequence ATGAAATTCAAATATACCACAGTCCTTTTCGTGCTGCTTGCATTAATCACAAGCTGTACCAAAGATTTTGAAGAAATAAATACCAACCCCAATGCACCTGAAACCACCAATACCGAGTTTTTACTATCGGATGTATTGGTTTCTACCGCTTATGCTTACCAGGAAAATGCGGTTGACAGAAGACCGGCTTCGGCAGCACGCTACCTTACCCTGGTGCGAAATACCGGTTACGATCTGTTAGACTGGGGACCGGTTGACTGGGATGACATTTATGCCCGCTTAGCCGTGAATAAAACCTTTATGGAAACTGCACAGAAACGCTCGGAGAACCAGTATGTTGCCATCGGTAAAATCATGAAGGCTTTTAACTTTGGTTACCTTACCGATTTATATGGCGATATCCCCTATTCGCAGGCCTTAAAATCGAAAGAGGCCAACCTCATCTACCCTGAATACGATCAGCAACAGGCCATCTATCCCGATTTGTTGAAAGAATTAAGGGAAGCGAACGCGCTATTGAAAGGCAACAGTCAGGAAATAAATGCCAAGGGCGATGTACTGTTTAAAGGAAAAACACTTGCCTGGCGAAAGTTTGCCAACGCGCTGCGCTTACGGATGTTGCTGCGCATCTCGAAAAACTATACACCGGCCTTTACCGAGATGCAGGAGATTTTGAATGATAAAACAGCATACCCCATCTTCGAAAGCAGTGCAGACAATGCCGAAATGGCCTATTTAGGTAATATCGCCGCCTATAGCTGGCCTGGTGGGCCTTTGGCGATGATCGATTTCGATTACCAGAAAACCAAAGTAAGCAAAGAACTGGTAGACAGGTTGATCCAAAGAACCGACCCAAGACTTGCTGTTTGGGTAGAACCGGTAAAAAGTACCACTGGTGCTACCGTAGATCTGAACCGATATGTTGGCGTACCCAATGCTATTGATGCACCATCGGCCTATAACGGTGGAGAAGATCATGTTTCGGTTTTCTCTTCTGCTTTTTTCAGAAAAAACGGAGGCGCTTCTAACACCTTGTTAAAAGCCAGCCTGATCACTTATACCGAGCAGTGTTTTATTTTAGCAGAAGCTGTACAAAAAGGAAAACTTACCGTGCCTGGTGAAACGGCAGAATCGCTGTACTATAAAGGCATCAGAGAATCGATGAGCAGTTATGCCATAACCGCCCCACAAACTTACTATGACCAGCAATTGGTGAAATATGATGCTACGCTTGAACAGTTGATCACCCAAAAATGGCTGGCCATGCTGTTTAAAGGTTCAGAAGGATGGTTTGATCAGCGCCGCACCGGCTACCCGGCTTTTGTTACCGGTCCGCTTGCGGCCGGCAGAGGCATACCAAAACGATATACCTACCCCGATTCCGAAAGCGCAAAAAACCGCGTTAATTATCAAAAAGCGGTTGCTGTTTTCGGTGCCGATAATCAGTACACCTTAATGTGGTCCCTTAAATAA